From Anaerolineae bacterium, one genomic window encodes:
- a CDS encoding methylated-DNA--[protein]-cysteine S-methyltransferase, producing the protein MIRWDVMDSPLGPLYLAASDQGICHVDFGVGLDDFLARLDPTARVERDPAALAPVVAQLREYFAGARLQFEVPIDLRQLTAFQRRVLEATCAIPAGAVRSYRQVAEAIGKPQASHAVGQALARNPVPILIPCHRVIASDGSLGGYGGGLAHKRLLLDLEGARVADVAKIG; encoded by the coding sequence GTGATCCGGTGGGACGTCATGGATTCGCCGCTAGGGCCGCTCTACCTCGCCGCCAGCGACCAGGGGATATGCCACGTGGATTTCGGAGTAGGCCTGGACGACTTCCTGGCCCGTTTGGACCCAACGGCTCGCGTCGAGCGAGATCCAGCCGCCTTAGCTCCTGTCGTCGCGCAGCTACGTGAGTATTTCGCCGGCGCCCGTCTTCAGTTCGAGGTGCCAATAGACCTGCGCCAGCTAACGGCATTCCAGCGGCGTGTCCTGGAGGCCACCTGTGCCATCCCCGCTGGCGCCGTGCGGAGTTATCGGCAGGTGGCGGAGGCCATTGGCAAGCCGCAGGCTAGCCATGCGGTCGGCCAGGCGCTGGCGCGTAACCCGGTGCCTATCCTCATCCCATGTCATCGCGTGATCGCCAGCGACGGCAGCCTAGGCGGGTACGGGGGCGGGCTAGCCCACAAGCGGCTGCTACTAGACCTGGAAGGAGCGAGAGTAGCGGATGTCGCAAAAATCGGCTGA
- a CDS encoding Gfo/Idh/MocA family oxidoreductase produces MRDVLRAALVGCGSVSQRGILPHLSLPDARERVRLVAVVDVVAERARQSAERFGIPTHFTSMDAMLAEADIDLVIVATPIPYHFTHAMAAITAGKHVYIQKTMAQTLAEANELLAARDRAGVKLAAAPGYELFPMTRQIRELVSKGVLGPVYVAYTYTLGFGHEREPIRSGTGALAEIDPSWYYRAGAGPLPDVTVYALQFATSILGPVRRVTALANRIRPQRTWKGKPILIEVNDNHMVLMEFASGALGVAVGADCQGSDRIPWGSLSLYGAVGALEVTEVDYISGYPIRFEVQGGIWNDAVEQQRSIHVYTAALSHQPYLQGEHLAIEEPHVYADIMDLVYAIREDRPPLASGEQARHVVEIIEKAHRAAQTGQTQELESTFTRSSDMGSDPK; encoded by the coding sequence ATGAGGGATGTGCTGCGAGCCGCGCTGGTGGGGTGTGGAAGCGTCTCACAACGAGGGATCCTACCCCATCTGAGCCTGCCAGATGCCCGCGAGCGTGTGCGCCTGGTAGCCGTTGTGGACGTGGTGGCCGAGCGAGCCCGGCAGAGCGCGGAACGTTTTGGCATACCGACTCACTTTACCAGCATGGATGCCATGTTAGCTGAGGCCGACATAGACCTCGTCATTGTGGCGACCCCCATTCCGTATCATTTCACCCACGCGATGGCTGCAATCACTGCGGGGAAGCACGTTTACATTCAGAAGACGATGGCACAGACCCTAGCCGAGGCGAATGAGCTGCTGGCAGCGAGGGATCGAGCTGGTGTAAAATTAGCCGCTGCGCCTGGGTACGAGCTGTTCCCAATGACCCGACAAATCCGAGAGCTCGTCTCTAAGGGGGTGTTGGGCCCGGTGTATGTCGCTTACACGTACACCTTGGGCTTCGGCCATGAACGCGAGCCGATTCGCAGCGGGACAGGGGCTTTAGCCGAAATCGATCCGAGCTGGTACTATCGAGCCGGCGCCGGCCCATTGCCGGACGTGACCGTTTACGCCCTTCAGTTCGCCACGAGTATCCTCGGCCCTGTGCGTCGGGTGACGGCGTTAGCCAACCGAATCCGGCCACAACGCACCTGGAAGGGCAAGCCGATCTTGATCGAGGTGAACGACAACCATATGGTCCTCATGGAGTTCGCGTCTGGTGCGTTGGGTGTAGCCGTCGGCGCAGACTGTCAGGGCAGCGATCGCATCCCATGGGGGAGCCTGAGCCTCTATGGTGCAGTCGGCGCGCTGGAAGTGACAGAGGTGGATTACATCAGCGGGTATCCCATCCGCTTCGAGGTACAGGGCGGGATCTGGAATGATGCTGTAGAACAACAACGAAGTATTCACGTGTACACTGCGGCTCTTTCCCATCAACCGTATCTGCAAGGCGAGCACTTGGCGATCGAAGAGCCGCACGTCTACGCTGACATCATGGACCTGGTGTACGCGATCCGGGAGGATCGCCCGCCGCTGGCGTCCGGGGAACAGGCGCGGCACGTGGTGGAGATCATTGAGAAAGCTCATCGCGCGGCACAGACCGGCCAGACTCAGGAACTGGAAAGCACCTTTACCCGGAGTTCGGATATGGGCTCAGATCCCAAGTGA
- a CDS encoding Gfo/Idh/MocA family oxidoreductase, with protein sequence MAKIKLALLGCGDVAQRDYLPESHRLADRAEWVAVCGRTPERARHVAQAYGIRAWYTDYTRMLTETDAEAVINLTPIQLHAETNLAALQAGKHVYTEKPAATTVREAARIREEARRRGLTLVCAPCVLLFPQVRYIRSLLEAGEIGEVYSARGSGHGGIPPWSGYTSDPTPYFAKGSGPALDMGVYPLHALTGLLGPARRVTAMTGQVLRSFTVQDGPARGKEVPVEVDDNWHLLLDFGGSRLAAVDANNCVQGSRAPQLELFGLRGTIAAHLLDVSAPVEILRPESGWKSVMLPRTGRHSGPDHLLGVEHLLDCIQGRSTPILTIEHALHVIEIIEKAALSATEGRTLAIESTF encoded by the coding sequence ATGGCCAAAATCAAGCTCGCGCTTCTCGGCTGTGGGGATGTGGCACAACGAGATTACCTCCCCGAGTCCCATCGTCTGGCCGACCGGGCGGAGTGGGTGGCCGTATGCGGACGCACGCCGGAGCGGGCGCGTCATGTCGCCCAGGCGTATGGGATCCGCGCCTGGTACACGGACTATACGCGGATGCTGACAGAGACCGATGCCGAAGCCGTGATTAATCTCACGCCGATCCAGCTCCATGCGGAGACGAACTTAGCCGCGCTCCAGGCAGGCAAGCATGTGTACACGGAGAAGCCAGCGGCCACCACCGTACGCGAAGCAGCACGCATTCGGGAGGAAGCGCGACGGCGGGGCCTCACGCTGGTATGCGCTCCTTGCGTACTCCTCTTTCCGCAGGTGCGTTACATCCGCTCGCTGCTCGAGGCCGGCGAGATCGGAGAGGTGTATTCGGCGCGGGGTTCCGGCCACGGTGGTATTCCCCCTTGGAGCGGATATACCTCAGATCCTACCCCCTACTTCGCCAAGGGTAGCGGTCCGGCGCTAGACATGGGCGTATATCCACTGCACGCGCTCACCGGGCTGCTGGGCCCGGCTCGGCGCGTCACGGCGATGACGGGACAAGTGCTGCGCAGCTTCACCGTTCAGGATGGGCCGGCTCGCGGCAAGGAGGTGCCGGTGGAGGTAGACGACAACTGGCACCTCCTCCTCGACTTCGGCGGCTCACGGCTGGCAGCAGTGGATGCCAACAACTGCGTGCAAGGCTCGCGCGCTCCACAGCTAGAGCTGTTCGGTCTGCGAGGGACTATAGCGGCCCATCTGCTCGACGTGTCAGCCCCTGTCGAGATCCTGCGGCCAGAATCGGGATGGAAGTCCGTAATGTTGCCGCGCACAGGACGCCATTCGGGGCCAGACCATTTGCTGGGCGTCGAACACCTTCTCGACTGCATTCAGGGTCGGTCAACACCGATCCTGACCATCGAACACGCGCTTCACGTCATCGAGATCATCGAAAAAGCAGCATTGTCCGCCACTGAGGGGCGGACACTCGCCATCGAGAGCACGTTTTGA
- a CDS encoding phytanoyl-CoA dioxygenase family protein — translation MALTERQLHFWNENGYLVFENVFTPTEVEKMRRGVEALVAQAEGLTESTDRFKLKAFETGGMMVQQIAEPHEMSGEWLDLAKDPRILDIVESLLGPNIQLYYSMLMMKPPRQGFTAPWHQDFAFFVHDRADLLACQVYIDDSTLENGCVEVVPGSHKLGLLNHFKDGRFTGIVQGDTTEFDQQRVPLPVKAGGIAFWHCLTLHSSKPNLSERPRRAIVYEYKNPQARLLSGVFNPRLEVRPVGIMMLGRDPSGDLLATI, via the coding sequence ATGGCGCTAACGGAACGACAGCTCCACTTCTGGAACGAGAACGGATACTTGGTGTTTGAGAACGTCTTCACGCCGACCGAGGTGGAGAAGATGCGCCGAGGTGTTGAAGCGCTGGTGGCGCAGGCTGAGGGATTGACCGAGAGCACAGATCGCTTCAAGCTGAAGGCATTTGAGACCGGCGGGATGATGGTGCAGCAGATCGCCGAGCCTCACGAGATGAGTGGCGAATGGTTGGACCTAGCGAAAGATCCCCGTATTCTGGACATCGTGGAAAGCTTGCTGGGCCCGAACATCCAGCTCTACTACTCTATGCTGATGATGAAGCCACCTCGTCAGGGGTTTACTGCGCCCTGGCATCAAGATTTCGCCTTCTTCGTCCACGATCGAGCTGATCTGCTAGCGTGTCAGGTCTACATTGATGACTCGACCCTGGAGAACGGCTGTGTGGAGGTGGTGCCTGGCAGCCACAAACTGGGGCTGCTCAACCATTTCAAAGACGGGCGCTTCACGGGTATTGTTCAGGGTGATACGACGGAATTCGATCAACAGCGGGTCCCACTGCCGGTCAAGGCTGGAGGCATCGCTTTTTGGCACTGCCTGACCCTGCATAGCTCCAAGCCGAATCTCTCGGAACGGCCGCGGCGGGCGATCGTGTACGAATACAAGAATCCGCAGGCGCGCTTGCTGAGCGGGGTGTTCAACCCGAGGCTAGAAGTGCGGCCGGTCGGGATCATGATGCTGGGACGCGATCCAAGCGGCGATCTGCTAGCCACCATCTGA
- a CDS encoding homocysteine S-methyltransferase family protein translates to MTESIVNLIQRGVVLGDGGYLIELERRGYVDSGSGREKVGTGRGSGQYTPEVAIEHPEALRELHREFLHAGSQVLQALTFFGTREKLTRAGYGAQTEAINEAAVRIAREVAGNQALVAGSVSRTQLFEREGPSAASHVRDLIAEQVRLLQSAGVDFLILETFFWLEEMLIALACARESGLPIMATMSFRPRTTESTDGYSPADCARAMVDAGAHIVGANCEQEPQRMLPILRAMRDAVDVPIAAQPAAFRTTEEIPCFTRMPEFPDALETIQVSRQEFAGFARTAKAEGIRYIGGCCGCNAAYIRAMARALTE, encoded by the coding sequence ATGACGGAGAGCATTGTAAATCTTATCCAGCGAGGAGTCGTGCTGGGCGACGGCGGCTATCTGATCGAGCTGGAGCGACGAGGGTACGTAGACAGTGGTTCGGGACGAGAGAAGGTGGGCACGGGACGCGGCAGCGGACAATATACGCCTGAGGTCGCGATCGAGCACCCGGAGGCATTACGCGAGCTGCACCGGGAATTCCTGCACGCCGGCTCGCAGGTGCTGCAGGCGCTCACGTTCTTCGGCACCCGGGAGAAGCTCACGCGAGCGGGATACGGCGCGCAGACAGAGGCCATCAACGAAGCAGCAGTCCGCATCGCACGCGAGGTAGCGGGCAATCAGGCGTTGGTGGCCGGCTCCGTATCTCGGACACAACTCTTCGAGCGCGAGGGCCCATCAGCAGCAAGCCATGTGCGTGATCTCATCGCCGAGCAAGTCCGGCTGCTCCAAAGCGCCGGCGTGGACTTCCTCATCTTGGAGACGTTCTTCTGGCTCGAAGAGATGCTGATCGCGTTGGCGTGCGCGCGGGAGAGCGGGTTGCCGATCATGGCGACGATGAGCTTCCGCCCGCGCACGACGGAGAGCACGGATGGATACTCGCCGGCGGATTGTGCGCGGGCGATGGTGGACGCCGGCGCCCACATCGTGGGCGCGAACTGCGAGCAGGAACCGCAACGCATGCTGCCCATCCTGCGCGCCATGCGCGACGCGGTGGACGTCCCCATCGCTGCGCAGCCCGCGGCCTTCCGCACTACAGAGGAAATCCCCTGCTTCACCCGGATGCCTGAGTTCCCAGATGCCCTGGAGACGATTCAGGTCTCTCGCCAGGAGTTCGCTGGCTTCGCCCGCACGGCGAAGGCAGAAGGCATCCGGTACATCGGTGGATGTTGCGGCTGCAACGCCGCCTACATTCGGGCGATGGCTCGCGCGCTCACTGAATGA
- a CDS encoding ROK family protein: protein MGAFDHPSVTIGLDVGGTKIAGGLVIFPMGRVLRRHVIPTLPQRGGEAVLADALALAERLMAEAEADGLGVRSIGVGVAELVDLRGNVTSSQTIAWRDMPIQASFSRLAPAVVESDVRAAALAEAKWGAGRAFRNFAYVTVGTGISYSLVLDGQPYTGARGNALVLASGALTYPCPRCHAMSHIVPEELASGPGLAAHYARKHPGQAMSGEGVMAAAAAGDPAAVEIVRMAGHVLGNCVGWLVNVLDPEAIVVGGGLGLAGGLYWDSFVAAARQHIWADSSRDLPILPAKLGVEAGLVGAAATAWRLKAETLG, encoded by the coding sequence ATGGGGGCCTTTGACCATCCATCTGTGACCATCGGCCTGGACGTGGGTGGCACGAAGATCGCCGGTGGTCTGGTGATTTTCCCCATGGGACGAGTGTTACGTCGGCACGTGATTCCGACGCTGCCTCAGCGCGGAGGTGAAGCCGTCCTGGCCGATGCGCTGGCGCTGGCCGAGCGGCTGATGGCCGAAGCCGAGGCGGACGGGTTGGGCGTGCGGAGCATCGGCGTGGGCGTGGCCGAGCTAGTGGATCTGCGCGGCAACGTGACCAGCTCGCAGACCATCGCCTGGCGCGACATGCCCATCCAGGCTAGCTTCAGCCGCCTAGCGCCGGCCGTCGTCGAGTCGGATGTGCGAGCAGCGGCTCTAGCTGAAGCAAAGTGGGGCGCGGGGCGAGCCTTCCGCAATTTCGCCTACGTCACCGTGGGCACGGGCATCAGCTACAGCCTGGTACTCGATGGCCAGCCCTACACTGGAGCGCGCGGCAATGCCCTGGTCCTGGCTAGCGGTGCGCTCACATATCCCTGCCCGCGGTGCCACGCAATGTCCCACATCGTGCCGGAGGAGCTTGCCTCTGGGCCTGGCTTGGCGGCCCATTACGCCCGAAAGCATCCCGGCCAGGCGATGAGCGGCGAAGGGGTGATGGCAGCGGCGGCCGCAGGCGATCCGGCGGCTGTGGAGATCGTGCGGATGGCTGGCCACGTTCTGGGCAACTGCGTGGGATGGCTGGTCAACGTACTCGACCCCGAGGCTATCGTCGTCGGTGGCGGGCTCGGCTTGGCCGGCGGGCTGTACTGGGACAGCTTCGTTGCGGCCGCGCGCCAACATATTTGGGCAGACTCCAGCCGTGATCTGCCGATCTTGCCTGCTAAGTTGGGAGTCGAGGCAGGGCTGGTCGGCGCGGCGGCCACAGCCTGGAGGCTGAAGGCAGAGACACTAGGATAA
- a CDS encoding Gfo/Idh/MocA family oxidoreductase, whose product MHAQPIQLGIVGCGSVMQGPYMTLIAKLRAQGMIEVVWACDIHEERLQHVLRRFGIPKATTDYRELVQADDVDLVVVLTSMPAHGPVTRAALEADKHVMVEKPMATTLEEAAQIVALARRSQRYLVCAPHVILSPTYQIIWQRVRRGDIGRVYLARARYGWAGPWWGKWFYQPGGGALFDLGVYNITSLTGLLGPVRRVMAMAGTAIPERVVDSELIQVQVEDNMHVLLDFGDSTFAVVTTGFTIQQYRSPAIELYGSQGTIQMLGDDWAPQGYELWQNDVGAWQIFAETAPHWSWTEGLQHLVECIQQGTRPIITPEHAYHVLEVMIKAQESARDGRARAIESDFPPLALTGEVEQRPRYLVHDRAHQRQDE is encoded by the coding sequence ATGCATGCTCAACCTATTCAGCTCGGTATCGTCGGCTGCGGCAGCGTCATGCAGGGCCCCTACATGACCCTCATCGCCAAGCTGCGCGCGCAGGGCATGATAGAGGTGGTATGGGCCTGTGACATCCACGAGGAAAGGCTCCAGCACGTGTTGAGGCGATTTGGCATCCCCAAGGCGACTACGGACTACCGGGAGCTCGTCCAGGCGGACGATGTGGACCTGGTGGTCGTACTCACCTCGATGCCGGCGCATGGGCCCGTCACCCGCGCTGCACTGGAAGCCGACAAGCACGTTATGGTGGAGAAGCCGATGGCCACCACGCTGGAGGAGGCAGCACAGATCGTCGCGCTAGCCCGACGAAGTCAGCGCTATCTCGTCTGCGCGCCCCACGTCATCCTCAGCCCGACCTATCAGATTATCTGGCAGCGCGTCCGCCGCGGCGACATTGGCCGGGTCTACCTAGCCCGCGCTCGGTATGGCTGGGCAGGGCCGTGGTGGGGGAAGTGGTTTTATCAGCCTGGAGGCGGTGCTCTGTTCGACCTAGGCGTGTACAACATCACCAGCCTGACGGGGCTGTTGGGACCCGTCCGCCGCGTCATGGCCATGGCCGGCACAGCGATCCCAGAGCGCGTGGTGGACAGCGAGCTCATCCAGGTCCAGGTGGAGGACAATATGCATGTCCTGCTGGACTTCGGCGATTCGACCTTCGCGGTCGTCACCACGGGATTCACCATCCAGCAGTATCGCTCCCCGGCCATCGAGCTGTACGGAAGCCAGGGGACCATTCAAATGTTAGGAGATGATTGGGCGCCACAGGGATATGAGCTTTGGCAGAATGATGTCGGTGCCTGGCAAATCTTCGCTGAGACGGCGCCGCACTGGTCCTGGACTGAGGGGCTACAACACCTGGTGGAGTGCATCCAACAAGGGACCCGTCCGATCATCACACCGGAGCATGCCTATCACGTCCTCGAGGTCATGATCAAAGCACAGGAGTCAGCCAGGGATGGCCGGGCCAGGGCGATTGAGAGCGACTTCCCACCCCTCGCCCTGACGGGAGAGGTCGAACAGCGGCCGAGGTATCTGGTCCACGACCGCGCCCATCAGCGACAGGACGAGTGA
- a CDS encoding carbohydrate ABC transporter permease — translation MNAQAIVMRARPRPLARQIEKWALWLLLGIGTIAMVAPFYWMIITSFKPKEEVMVFPPTWWPHQPTLRPWVELTKLRGGGFPVFFRNSLFVTVSTTILVLLTSSMAGYVFAKFRFRGRDALFLLVLSMMMIPFNVSIIPLYALMVDLKWTNSYWALIIPSAFSPFGIFLMRQFMHSIPNDLIDAGRIDGASEFAIFFRIVMPLSTAALGALGIFTFMWNWDDFLWPLVIIDEPRLYTLPLGLSQLRGRFGTDVASMTAGATVAVLPVLIVYLFAQRRFIEGIALTGLKG, via the coding sequence ATGAACGCACAGGCTATTGTGATGCGAGCGCGCCCTCGGCCGCTCGCCAGGCAGATCGAGAAATGGGCCTTGTGGTTGTTGTTGGGGATCGGCACCATCGCCATGGTCGCCCCCTTTTACTGGATGATCATCACCTCCTTCAAACCCAAAGAGGAAGTGATGGTCTTCCCACCGACCTGGTGGCCGCATCAGCCTACGCTGCGCCCCTGGGTAGAGCTTACCAAGCTACGCGGAGGCGGCTTCCCGGTCTTCTTCCGCAACAGCCTGTTTGTCACCGTGAGCACGACGATCCTGGTCCTCCTCACTAGCTCGATGGCCGGCTATGTGTTCGCCAAGTTCCGCTTTCGCGGGCGCGACGCGCTCTTCCTTTTGGTCTTAAGCATGATGATGATCCCATTCAACGTGTCCATCATCCCGCTCTACGCGCTGATGGTGGACCTGAAATGGACGAACTCGTATTGGGCGCTGATCATCCCCAGCGCCTTCAGCCCATTTGGCATCTTCCTGATGCGGCAGTTCATGCACTCTATCCCTAACGACCTGATTGACGCCGGCCGCATAGACGGGGCTTCAGAGTTCGCGATCTTCTTCCGCATCGTGATGCCCCTATCTACAGCCGCGCTGGGAGCGCTGGGCATCTTCACCTTCATGTGGAACTGGGATGACTTTCTCTGGCCCCTGGTGATCATTGACGAACCCCGGCTGTACACGCTCCCGCTGGGATTGAGCCAATTGCGCGGGCGATTCGGCACCGATGTCGCCTCCATGACAGCAGGGGCGACAGTGGCCGTATTGCCGGTGCTCATCGTCTATCTCTTCGCCCAACGGCGCTTCATCGAGGGGATCGCTTTGACCGGCCTGAAAGGGTGA
- a CDS encoding sugar ABC transporter permease has translation MGISASVKALGLREALETRFSRQKVQQRIFILTILIPLVISFALFWVYPVVRGFWGSFTQWRAFDPNAPFVGMQQYVKALNDPIFRISLRNTFYYTVLTIPANVILALLLALAIEASGRARTAFRTIYFLPVVTSTIATALVWKWLYQPSLGLFNQLLTLAGLPTQRWLLSPQLALPSIAIYSIWKNVGFTMVIFMAGLTTIPQSFYDAAKVDGANRWQTFWHITIPLLQPTFVFVLVTGVIGALQVFGPIYVMSAAAGDALPGGPNNSTMVVAVYQWLMAFRELELGYGSAMGLILFLIILALTLLQLRILQTRWEY, from the coding sequence ATGGGTATTTCAGCATCGGTTAAAGCCCTCGGCCTGCGAGAGGCGCTGGAAACCCGCTTCAGCCGGCAGAAGGTCCAACAGCGCATCTTTATCTTAACTATCCTGATCCCCCTTGTCATCTCCTTCGCCCTGTTTTGGGTTTATCCGGTCGTTCGCGGCTTCTGGGGGAGCTTTACGCAGTGGCGCGCCTTCGATCCGAACGCGCCATTCGTGGGGATGCAACAATATGTCAAAGCTTTAAACGATCCCATTTTTCGCATCTCGCTGCGCAATACGTTCTATTACACCGTTTTGACGATCCCGGCCAATGTGATCCTGGCCTTGCTCCTGGCGCTGGCGATCGAGGCCAGCGGGAGGGCCAGGACCGCGTTCCGCACTATATACTTTCTGCCTGTCGTGACCTCCACCATCGCAACGGCACTGGTATGGAAATGGCTGTATCAGCCATCGCTGGGGTTGTTTAACCAGCTTCTCACGCTGGCCGGCTTGCCCACGCAGCGCTGGCTATTATCGCCCCAGTTGGCGTTGCCCAGCATCGCGATCTACTCTATCTGGAAAAACGTCGGTTTTACGATGGTTATCTTCATGGCCGGCCTGACCACGATCCCGCAGAGCTTCTACGATGCTGCCAAGGTGGACGGAGCGAACCGCTGGCAGACGTTCTGGCATATCACGATCCCTTTGCTGCAGCCCACCTTCGTGTTTGTATTGGTGACAGGGGTTATCGGAGCCTTGCAGGTGTTCGGCCCGATCTACGTGATGAGCGCGGCTGCCGGCGATGCACTGCCCGGCGGGCCCAATAACTCCACCATGGTCGTCGCCGTGTACCAGTGGCTAATGGCCTTCCGAGAGCTGGAGCTGGGCTATGGCTCCGCTATGGGGCTGATCCTGTTCCTGATCATCCTGGCTTTGACGCTGCTCCAGCTTCGCATCCTGCAGACGCGATGGGAGTATTGA
- a CDS encoding extracellular solute-binding protein yields MYGGTGLRRTMGRRSFLRLLALTGGAAALAACAPAPGAAPAAPAAKEAGFQGTIEFWDWAYEPRMAFMEELVKSWEEAHPGVTLKYNPLDWTEIETKILTVATAGTGPAFSNIHFFWRYDLQRAGILTPYPDDIFDWDDLISTPFNRDPETGEIYTCDFCYYADAVYYNRELLEAEGIKETEIPRKWDDFIKMAQQLTKRDASGKIVQVGLSLNDYWAREWLWMDLVYQQGGWLYNEEGTEALWNREEGVRALQFIKDIYHTWKVDDPEFLSQGDAFGNGKAAFYINQGYTAPGIDSSFPQMQGKWATAVEPTFTGGPLPSWGLQVPEEGFCVFNKFPVEVRALAFDFIKHMIGSDEHRVKWALVMLGPPDAKHLLNHPDIMGNNVIATQAETLPYRVNYGERPLEAEKFWRAMFDEVILEGKEPKEALDKATEQMNAAFKESGKRRYIVERNYRPPAA; encoded by the coding sequence ATGTACGGAGGCACGGGCTTGCGGAGGACGATGGGCCGACGCAGCTTTCTGCGTCTGTTGGCTTTGACCGGTGGCGCTGCAGCGTTGGCCGCCTGTGCGCCCGCGCCAGGAGCGGCCCCCGCGGCGCCTGCAGCAAAGGAAGCTGGGTTCCAGGGGACTATCGAGTTCTGGGACTGGGCTTACGAGCCGCGCATGGCTTTCATGGAAGAGCTGGTCAAGTCGTGGGAAGAGGCTCACCCCGGCGTCACGCTGAAGTACAATCCACTGGATTGGACGGAAATCGAGACCAAGATCCTCACCGTAGCGACGGCCGGCACGGGCCCCGCGTTCTCCAACATTCACTTCTTCTGGCGTTACGATCTCCAGCGAGCGGGCATCTTGACCCCTTATCCCGACGACATATTTGATTGGGACGACTTAATCAGCACCCCCTTCAATCGCGATCCGGAGACGGGCGAGATCTACACCTGCGACTTCTGTTACTATGCTGATGCGGTGTACTACAACCGCGAGCTGCTAGAGGCCGAGGGCATCAAGGAGACGGAGATCCCCCGGAAATGGGATGACTTCATCAAAATGGCTCAGCAACTCACTAAGAGAGACGCCAGCGGCAAGATCGTCCAGGTGGGCCTCTCCTTGAACGACTACTGGGCGCGGGAGTGGCTCTGGATGGACCTCGTGTATCAGCAAGGCGGCTGGCTGTACAACGAGGAAGGCACGGAGGCGCTCTGGAACCGCGAGGAGGGTGTCCGCGCCCTGCAGTTTATCAAGGACATCTACCACACCTGGAAGGTGGATGACCCGGAGTTCCTGAGCCAGGGGGATGCCTTCGGTAACGGCAAGGCGGCCTTCTACATCAACCAGGGCTACACCGCGCCGGGCATTGACTCCAGCTTCCCACAGATGCAGGGCAAGTGGGCTACGGCGGTAGAGCCTACCTTTACAGGAGGGCCTTTGCCGTCGTGGGGGTTGCAGGTGCCAGAGGAGGGATTCTGCGTCTTCAACAAATTCCCAGTCGAGGTCAGGGCGCTAGCGTTCGATTTTATCAAGCACATGATCGGCTCGGACGAGCATCGAGTCAAGTGGGCTCTGGTGATGCTGGGGCCACCGGACGCCAAGCATTTGCTCAACCATCCGGACATCATGGGCAACAACGTGATCGCCACGCAGGCGGAGACGTTGCCCTATCGGGTGAACTACGGCGAACGCCCGCTGGAAGCCGAGAAGTTCTGGCGTGCCATGTTCGATGAGGTTATCCTGGAGGGAAAGGAGCCCAAGGAAGCCCTTGACAAGGCCACGGAGCAGATGAACGCGGCCTTCAAGGAATCGGGCAAGAGGCGCTACATCGTCGAGCGCAACTACAGGCCACCTGCGGCGTGA